Within Nosocomiicoccus ampullae, the genomic segment AAAAGGTAGACGTATCGACAGAAACGAGTTTTAATGAGTCACTTTATCAGCAATTAAAAGATAAACGTGAAGAACTCGCAGTAGAAAAAAATATAGAAGAATCACAAATATTTACAGATACGTTACTAAAAGAAATCGCAAAAAAAATGCCAGAAAATAAAAGCGATATGATTAAAATCTCTGGAATTGGAAACTATAAGTTAAAACACTATAGTCCACACTTTTTAAAAGTGATTGAAGAATATAAGAAGTAATATAGTCCCGTAAGGTATTACCTTACGGGATTTTTTGTGTGTTAAGGGGTGTAACGAATGGAGTTATTAACAAAATTGACGTGAGAAATCTAAGATTTGTTAAATAAAATTGTTTATTTAACAAAAATTACTTGTATAAACTAAAATATGTTAAATATAATCATATAATTAACAAAATCTTGGTTGATTTAAGAAAATATGTAAATTAATTAGCGTTATCTTACAAAAACAACTTAAAACTGTTAAATAAAATTTAGAAATAAGATATCTCCAACCTTTACAAGATAAAATGCCTACTCCAACCTAAAAAACTCACCCACATTTTAAAATTCACGTGTAACCAACAAAAAAGCGAGACCTCTCGGTCTCGCTACCAATTAATTTCTAGACTTTTGTACGACTTCCTTTTGGTGGTAAGTTTTTCATGTACATGTAGAAACTTGCTGCAAATATAATAATATAACCGATAATTGAGAATACGTCCGGATACTCTCCAAAGAATACGATACTGAAGATTGCTGTAAATATAATTGTCGTGTAGAAGAATATCGAGATTTCTCTCGCTGGTGCGTAACTATAAGCAATCGTTAGACCAAACTGTCCAACTGATGCTGCAACTCCTGCGAGTAGTAAGAAAATCAGTTGTTCCATCGTCATCGGTTCGTAGTTATAGATGAAAAACGGCAGTAGCGCAACTGTTGAGAACCCTGAAAAGTAAAATACGACAGTATAGAATTTTTCACGATCCCCGAGAACTCTTAACACAGTATATGCTCCTGCAGCGGCAAGTGCTCCGATAACACCGACTAATGCATCGAACGATGCACTTTCAAACGACGGTTTAATAATAAAAATCGCACCGATAAATGCAATCACAATAGACGTCATTTGGAATCTTCTAATATATTCCTTTAAAAAGATTGCTGATAAAATAATCGTAAAGAATGGACTTAGTTTATTTAAAATATCAGCGTCACTTAACACGAGTTTGTCTAGTGTGTAGAAGTTTAATATGACCCCGAGGAGTCCAAGTGTCGAGCGGAGTAAGAGTAGTTTTTGGTTTTCTTTTTTACCAAATAATGGCTCTCTATAACGAACAACTAGAATGAGTGCAATAAGCATTGCGACAAAATTTCTAAAAAATGCTTTTTGCACTGTTGGTAAGTCACCTGAATACTTAACAAACAAAGACATTAAACTAAAACCAAGTGAAGAGATTATTAATGCGATAATCCCTTTAGTTATATTATTCAATTTAATACCCTCTTTATTATAAAAATTACTATCATAGTGTAACACAGTCATTTAAAAAGTAACGTAAAATGCACACTTGCTTCTACTTTCGAAAATTATACACAATTTAACTTTTAGGAATAAAATTTGTTGTGCTATTCTAAAGGTATTACGATTTAATCTAGGGGGATACATATGAAAAAATTATTTGGGACATTGTTTTTATCAAGTGCACTAGTACTTACAGCTTGCGGTAATGAGACTGAAGAAGCGCATGACGAGCATAGTGACCACGAACATGATGAAGTTGCGGGTCTTGACGTTGAGTTAACGACACCTGAAACTACTGAAGCAGGTGAAGAAGTAGAGTTCGTCGCACACGTGACATCAAACGATGAAGATGTAAACGATGCAGACAAAGTCGTATTCGAAGTACTAAAAGATGATGAAAGTCTTGATCACATTGACGGTGAATTCGATGAGAACGGAAAATATAAAATTAAATACACATTCGAAGAATCAGGAACTTATGAAGTTATCTCACACGTAGACGCAAATGGTTTACACACAATGCCTAAAAATGAAGTCGTTGTAGAGTAACTACATTTCTAGACGAAAATATTGTTATGACGTAAAATAAGTATCTAGGAATGGGTATCATTCTACTGGAGGTACTTATTATGAATAAGACATATATTATAACAGATGCGCTGACTTCAATTGGCCAACGTCTCGCACAAGAATTGTCAAAAAACGGACATAACTTAATACTTTCTGGAGACGACTATAGTGGCCTTGAAGAACTTCACAAAAATATAAGTGAAAATAGTGACGCACATCATGAAGTATTTTTACTTGAACAAGCAAAAGAAATTGATTGGCTAAATATGGTTGAAAAAATAGAATCAACGTATGACGGTTTAAATGGGATAATTTTCATTCACTCAATTCATACAGAAGATAATAGTGTTTATAACGTTTCTTATGATGAATTTACTGAAGTTATGGATGAACACGTATGGGGGACGTACTTAGGTGTTCGTACGTTACGTAATCAGTTAATCGAAACGAAAGAAACAAAAATTATAAATTTAGTTGAACCAACAGATGAAGAAGTGTTTGAACATAACTTATATTATGCAGTGACAGGTGCGATTGAGGGGTTAACACACGCTTTAGAACGTGAACTTCGTAAAGAGGATCTAGACGTGTACACACTCAGTTATCGTCCACCAGTTAATAATGACGATTTTAATACGAACGATAATCGTGCGTTAAACACTATTTTAAAAATTCTAGATGATGAGTATTTAAATGATAACGGCGAAACGATAGTAATTCATTAAGACCACTCAGAAATGAGTGGTTTTTATATATACTTCTTGTAAATGAGATGTATTGTAGTATAATGATAAATAGAAAACCAATGAGAATGATTATCAATTAGGCGGTTTCTTATGGCAAAAAAATTATTTCGACTAGACATATTAATAATCGTGCTCATATTCACATCTATACTTTCAATATTTGTCGGTGTGAGTAGTTTGCCGCTGAGTGACATATTTAATTTAAGCGATCAACAAAAAACAGTTTTATTACATAGCAGAATCCCGCGTACTGTGTCGATTATTATTGCAGGAGCGGCGCTTTCGACGTGTGGTCTTATTATGCAACAACTCACGCGTAACAAATTCGTATCACCAACGACAGCAGGAACGATGGAGTGGGCACAGCTTGGTATTTTAATCGGTATGATATTCTTCCCAGCTGCGAGCATGTTAATGAGATTATCATTCGCGACAGCACTCGCATTAATAGGGACTTTAATTTTTATGCAAATTATTACACGTATTAAATTTAAAGATATCATTTTTGTACCACTGATCGGTATTATGCTTGGTGGCGTTGTTTCGAGTGTTGGGACATTTTTAGCACTCCGCACGAATAATTTACAATCTATTTCAACTTGGATGCATGGTAGTTTCTCTACACTTGTAACTGGACGATATGAAATTTTATATATTAGTATTCCGTTGTTTATATTAGCAATTTTTTATGCACATCAATTTACAGTTGCAGGTATGGGAGAAGATTTCTCTAAAAACTTAGGCTTAAATTACAGAAGAGTCGTTAATATTGGCTTATTTATTACTGCAGCGATTACAGCAATTGTCGTTGTAACCGTTGGTATGCTTCCGTTTTTAGGGTTAATTGTTCCGAATATCGTTTCGATATTTAGAGGAGATCATCTAAGGAGTACGATTTTCTTAACCGCAACACTTGGTGGGATATTCGTAATGATATGTGACATTATTGGTCGTGTTATCATTTACCCGTACGAAGTGTCAGTTGGTCTTGTCATTGCCGTATTCGGTAGTGCAATCTTCCTATTTATGATTTATAGGAGGGTGAAATATGCGGAGTAATAAAAAGCTCAATATACAACTGATAGTACTCGCATTAATTGCGTTAGCGTTAATCGCATTTTACATGTTTTACGGCTTAAATTTTAAAATTTTACATTATCAGTTGCCATCAAGAGTGTTAAGAACGGCTGCGATTATCGTTGTAGCGACTGCAATCGCAGTTTCTACAGTGATATTTCAAACGATTGTTAAAAATAGAATTATCACCCCAACAATAATGGGACTTGATTCAGTCTATGTATTTATACAAACGACGATTGTATTTATTGCAGGAGTGAGTTCACCATTATTATTAAATAGTGCATACAACTATTTTTTAAGTATGGCTATACTCGTTATTTTTACAGTAATCGTATTTAAATACTTATTCAAAATGACGAGAAACAACGTATTTATATTATTATTAATCGGTATTATACTTGGTACATTTTTCGGAAACTTAGCGACATTTATGCAAGTGTTAATTAGTCCAGAAGACTTCCTCGTATTACAAGGGCAACTGTTCGGCTCTTTTACATCGATTAATGAGACATTGTTATACATCACACTCGGAATTGTGAGCATAATGGTGATTATTATTTTACTCGATTTTTCATCACTCGATGTGATGTCACTTGGTAGAGATCATGCAATCAACCTCGGAATTAACTATGATCGTAAAGTATCTGAACTTCTTATTATTGTTGCGATACTTGTGTCAGCATCAACAGCACTTGTCGGTCCGATTATGTTTTTAGGACTTTTAGTCATTAACCTTGCACATGAAGTGTTAAAAACATATAAACACTTCTACATCATTATAGGAACGACATTAATTAGTGTTATCGCACTTTTAATCGGTCAAATGGTTGTACAGTTTGTATTTAAGAATAACATTGAACTAAGTGTTATCATTAACTTAGTAGGTGGGGTGTACTTCATCTATTTAATGCTAAGGAGGAGTAAGGCTTGATTCAAATAAAAGGTCTTTCTAAGGCGTATGGTAACAAAAAAGTAGTAGATAACGTATCTCTCGATATAGAAAAAGGTAAACTGATGTCACTTATCGGCCCAAACGGTGCAGGTAAAAGTACAGTTATTTCAATGGTGACACGTTTAATGGATAAAAATAGCGGAGAAGTTTTGTTAGAAGGTGAAAACTTATTTACAAAACCAGATAACGAACTCGCTAAAAAAATCTCTATTTTAAAACAGAGTAACCATTTAAATTTAAATATTACAGTTAGAGAACTGATTGCATTTGGTCGTTACCCATATTGTAAAGGTCGACTGAAAGCAGAAGATAACGAAAAAATTGACGAAGCCATTAAATATATGGGACTTCAAGATTTAGAAGATCGTATGATTGATGAGTTATCCGGTGGTCAACGTCAACGTGCGTATATTGCGATGACTATCGCACAAGATACGGAGTACATCTTTTTAGATGAACCATTGAATAACTTAGATATGAAACACTCGGTTCAAATTATGCAAATTTTACGTAGATTATGCCGAGAAAGAAACAAGACGATTATTATTGTAATCCACGATATTAACTTCGCGTCATGTTACTCGGATAATATCGCTGCATTAAAAGATGGTAAACTTCAAATTTCGGGTACGAAAGATGAAGTCATCCAAGAAGATATTTTACGAGATATTTATGATATGGATATTCAAATACAAAGCGTATGTGGTCACCAAATTTGTATATACTTTGATGGTGAAGCAGCAGAATCACGTCAAGTATTTGGGGGCGTATAAAAAATACCATTTAAGGAGGTGATGAGTGCGCTACAACTTGAAATTTAGTGGGGGCTAAATTTAGAAAGGAAAGTTTAAATGAACATTAAAAAATTATCAGCATTAGTTTTATTATTTTTAGGAATTATCGTGCTTTCAGCGTGTAGTAGTGATGCAACATCAGAAGAGAGTAGCGACGAAAGTAGCTCAGAAAAAGAAACAATTTCTTACGAAAATAAATTCGATATGAGATTAACAGACAAGCCGGATGGAGACACAGAAGCAGTCAATGAAACGATTGACGTCCCTAAAAACTCAGAAAAAGTCGTGTTATTAGATATTGGTGTAGCATCTACATTTGATGCACTTGACTTAGAAGATAATATTATTGGATTAACAAAAGGAGATAACAAGTCTTCATTAGGTGAAGACCTTGAAACTTTTAAAGATGACAAGTATGCAAATCTTGGTGGTTTAAAAGAGCCTGACTACGAAAAAATTGCAGAATTAGATCCAGAAATTATTATGACTGGTGCACGTCAAACAAATAAAGATACGATTGAAGAATTAAAAAAAGCTGCGCCTAATGCAGTAGTCATTAACGTTGCAGCACAATCAGATAATTTCTTTAACGATATTAAAGATATGACAAGCTTTATTGGTCAATTATACGACAAAGAAACAGAAGCAGATGAACTTAACAAAGAATTAGATGAAAAAATCGATGAAACTAATCAAGCAGTTAATGAAAATGATAAAACGATGATGTTCATCCAAACAAATGGTGGCGACTTATCACTTCATGGTCCAGGTGGACGCTATGATTACTTATATCATCCAATTGGATTTGAAGCATCTGGTGAAGAACCTGATCAAGAAAAAACAGCATCACACGGTAACCAAATTTCTTATGAGTACATCTCGAAACAAAATCCAGGTATCGTACTAGTTATGGATAGAGGTGCAGCGATTAGTAATGGTAAAGACGCAACTAAAGTTGACGTAATTAAAACAGATGTTACAAACAACGTTGATGCAGTTAAAGATGACAATATCTTTGAATTAGACTCAGTTAGATGGTACTTAAATTCTGGTGGTCATATTACAGCTATGAAGCAACTGGAAGAAATCGAAGAGATTTTAAGTGAAGTTAAATAATAAAAATCCGAATCAAGATTATTCTTGATTCGGATTTTTTGTATGTTCACCGATAATTCTTACTTCACGCTGTAACTCGACATCAAATTTCTCTTTAACAACTTTTTGAACGTAGTGAATTAATTCTTCGTAATCACTACCTGTACCGTTATCGATATTGACCATAAATCCAGCATGTTTTTTAGATACTTCAACACCACCAATTCGATGTCCTTGAAGTTTACTATCTTGAATAAGCTTTCCAGCAAAATGTCCCGGTGGTCTTTGGAACACTGATCCACATGACGGCAGTTCAAGTGGCTGTTTACTTTCACGTAATCGAGTGAGTTCTGTCATTACAGCATTGATTTCATCTATATTACCTTCAGCAAGCTTAAACGTTGCCTCGACGACTAAATATCCATTTTCTTGGACGATACTTTGTCTATATCCAAGGTGTAATTCATCGCGGTGAAGTGTTAGTAATTCACCTTCAGGTGTAACGACTTTAACTTCTTCTAGGCAGTCTTTTAGTTCACCACCATACGCACCAGCATTCATATACACAGCGCCCCCGACGCTACCAGGAATACCACAAGCAAACTCTAAACCAGTGAGTGATTCATCTCTTGCAAAGCGAGATACGTCGATAATTCGACTTCCACTACCAGCGATAATATAATCTCCTTCACGTTTAATGTCTTTTAGTTCTAGCGTATTTAAAACGATGCCTCGAATACCACCGTCACGAATAATTAAGTTAGAACCATTTCCTAGATACGTTAAAGGAATGTTATGTTCTCGCGCAAAATGGATAGTTTCCATTGCATCGTGTATATTATATACTGTAATATAGTAATCTGCGATACCGCCTGTGTGCGAGTACGTGTAGTTTTTTAAAGGTTCATTTACTTTAATAGAAGAACCATTTAGTTTTTCACGTAAGGATTTTTCAATATTCATAATTAAAGTCCTTTCTAAAATGAATCAATTACTATTATAAACATGTATATAAAAAAAGACTAGAATAACCATGCAGATTAAGAGGGGTGTAACTCTAGCATGTATAAGATATTTAAAGTCGCAACACTTTCAATAATTGTATTACTCCTTTGTGCGTGTCGTTCATCGTTAAGTAATGATCTCGAAATGTACGAATCTTCGATGAAAAAAATATATGCGCTCGATAAAAAGTATTATGAACATTTATCTGAAATAGATTTAGAAAAAATTGAACATGTCAGTACGAGAACTGAAAAAGATATTGAAAGAAGTGAAGTCGATAAGCTAAAGAAAAATATCGATGACAATCTTATTCCAATTTCTGAAGAGATGGTTGAAGAACTAGAAAAAATTGACATTACAAATGAAGAAATTAAAAAAATTCATAAAGACTATGCTGAAAGTATACATCTAAAAGAATCTTTTTCTAAAGAACTCGGAGCTGGTACAGATCTTTTCATTGCATATGAAGAATCGACAGATCAACTGATTAAAGACAGTGAAGCGGTGAGTGCTGCTAAAGAAGAGCGTCAAAGTATTATTCAAAAAGATCATTCTAAACAAGCGAACAATGAAATTGATGAAGTTATAGATATCGTCAACGAAAAAAGTAAAGAATTAGAAGACAACGTGACGTTACTTCAAGGTGATGACGATGCAGATGAAAAAGAAAGAATCGTAGAAGAAGTACTAATGCCAATTTTAGATGATCAAATCGAAAAGCTAAATCAACTGTCACTTGAAACAGATGATGCTAAAGCAGTGCGTAGTATGAGTCTAGAGATGTTTTACACGTTTAAGTCTTATTACCGTGAAAGAATTAATATCATTAAAATTTACGAAGAAGAGCAAGATATTCAAACTCAAAAAAGTATTTCTAAAATCGAGACGTTTAAAAAATTAGATGATACGTATCACGAAGAATTAAATAAATTAAAAGAAGAAACAAAATAAACTGCACGTCGTGCAGTTTATTATTTTTTATCGTTAAGTTGGTCATATGGATTGTCCATTTTACCTTCCCTAATTCGAGAAATGACAATATTTCTTGAAATTACTGTTACAATCCAAAAGGCAAATACGACGACAAAAATCCAAGAGACTAACGCATTGTTTTGAAAATCTAAAACAAATAAAAATACGATGATTAAAAGTGTAGCGTTAATCGTATCTAAAATTGTCCAGCGTTTTAATTCTTTAGGCACTATATTCACCCTTTCATATTGTTTTTATTGTATTTTAATTTGATTTTAACAATAAACCGTGATAAATTAATTAAAGTTAATAAGGAGTTGTTCAAGATGTTAACAAAGATAACATCAATCGAGTCATTTGACCGATTGCTCGAAGAGAAACCATACTTTTACTTTATGAAACATAGCGACACTTGTCCAATATCTGCGAGAGCATTTGATGAGTTTCAAAAGTTTCACTATGAACGTGATATCGATGGTTTTTATTTAGTCGTTCGAGAACATAGAGAACTTTCAAATTACATTGCTGAAAAATTTAATATTAAACATGAATCACCACAAGCATTTTACTTTGAAAATGGCGAAGTCAAGTGGCATGATTCTCATGGTAAGATAACAGTTCAAGCACTTGGAAGTGTTGAAGATTAAAGCAGGAATTTTATTCCTGCTTTTTTTTAATTATCCAATAGGTGCAAACATAATCCGGTTTTGCCCTTGTTTTTTTGCGGCAAACAGCATATTGTCCGCTTCACGAATAATATCTTTTTTGACGTTTTTATTTTCTGTTTTAAAGCCGATACCAATGGACACTGTCATGTTGATGACGTGTGTATTATCCACGTGAAATTTTGTTGATTCAACAGCATTTCGAATCGCTTCAGCGAGTCTCACAGTTTGGTCAAAAGAAATATCTGGAATCACCATTGAAAACTCTTCGCCTGTACTTCTAAATAACTTTCCACCAGTTGGGATGTGGTTATTTAATAAACGAGCGACTTGTTTAATCAACTGGTCTCCAGTTTCATAACCTTGCATATCGTTAAACAGTTTAAAGTTATCGATATCAATTAATAGAATACTGACTGTTTCATTCTTTTTAAATGCATCATCTATAAAACGATCGAGCATTCTTACGTTACCAAGACTAGTGAGTGAATCATAATACTGATATTTCTCTTGATTTATAAAATGAGTAAATATTTTGTCGATATCTTCGTACACTTTAATCACTAATATTGTTGCACATAATGAGAAAATGAAAAATGCAACTAACGTTTTGTCACTAATAGGTGTAACAAACGCGTATAATAAAATTAAGTAAATGACTGTAAATAAGCCACTGGATAATATCGTAACACTCATTTTCGGAGTTTTTATAAACGGCACGATCAATTGATACACAGTAATTAAAGCTAAAAATATGATGAACTGAACGAGGTCATATTGAAACAGAAAATAGTAAAACATAAAAACGATAACTACTGATAATAGCTTATACTGAATTTTGTTGTATAAGAATAATAAGAGCATCGGTATGTAGTAAAACGACAACGTCACATCACCAATATAGAGTGGAATGATGAGAGAAAATATAGCGAGTGTGGTCATCATTACACTTTGAAATAAGTTTTTATTTTTAACGCCTTTTCTAAAATAATATTGTAATCGGTAAAATACATATATGCCACTTATGATTAAAGCGATATTTAAGATGAATTTTAAAATCATTATTGAAACCGCCTTTCAAAAGTCCCGGTAATATTATACACCGTTTTAAGTGAAATAGAAATGAAGTGAGATGAGTATTTAAACGAAATTTATGATATAGTATATAAGAATAATTAGCAGGTGAGGGTATGTATACATTATTTCTTTTAATATTATCTGCAATCATATCTTTCATCGTTGCACCGATATTTATAAAACTGAGCTATAAGTTTGGATATGTAGATTATCCAAACCATAGAAAACAACATTCAAAACCGATGCCATTCTCAGGTGGTATATCGATATTTGTATCTTTTGTAATTACATTAATTATTGCGCGTCCAATGGAAGTAGAATATATGCCGATTATACTTGGTGGTGGATTAATCGTCCTTATTGGTATTATTGACGATAAGTATGATTTAAAACCAAGTGTAAAATTTATTGGCCAACTTGTCGTTATAACGATTCCAGTCATGTTTGGAATTGTCATTGATACGATTACTCCGTTTGGTATTACAGTAGACTTCGGAGTGTTTGCGATACCGTTTACTTATTTATGGATTGCGGTCATCATTAATGCGATTAACTTAATCGACGGTTTAGATGGTTTAGCATCTGGTGTAACGATCATTGCATTAGCAAGTATTGCAGTCATTGGTATTTTACAAAACAATATATTTGTCATGATGATTAGTGTGATATTAATCGGATCGACACTTGGAGTATTATATTATAATTTCTATCCGGCAAAATTATTTTTA encodes:
- a CDS encoding DMT family transporter, with the protein product MNNITKGIIALIISSLGFSLMSLFVKYSGDLPTVQKAFFRNFVAMLIALILVVRYREPLFGKKENQKLLLLRSTLGLLGVILNFYTLDKLVLSDADILNKLSPFFTIILSAIFLKEYIRRFQMTSIVIAFIGAIFIIKPSFESASFDALVGVIGALAAAGAYTVLRVLGDREKFYTVVFYFSGFSTVALLPFFIYNYEPMTMEQLIFLLLAGVAASVGQFGLTIAYSYAPAREISIFFYTTIIFTAIFSIVFFGEYPDVFSIIGYIIIFAASFYMYMKNLPPKGSRTKV
- a CDS encoding FixH family protein, translated to MKKLFGTLFLSSALVLTACGNETEEAHDEHSDHEHDEVAGLDVELTTPETTEAGEEVEFVAHVTSNDEDVNDADKVVFEVLKDDESLDHIDGEFDENGKYKIKYTFEESGTYEVISHVDANGLHTMPKNEVVVE
- a CDS encoding SDR family NAD(P)-dependent oxidoreductase is translated as MNKTYIITDALTSIGQRLAQELSKNGHNLILSGDDYSGLEELHKNISENSDAHHEVFLLEQAKEIDWLNMVEKIESTYDGLNGIIFIHSIHTEDNSVYNVSYDEFTEVMDEHVWGTYLGVRTLRNQLIETKETKIINLVEPTDEEVFEHNLYYAVTGAIEGLTHALERELRKEDLDVYTLSYRPPVNNDDFNTNDNRALNTILKILDDEYLNDNGETIVIH
- a CDS encoding ABC transporter permease; this translates as MAKKLFRLDILIIVLIFTSILSIFVGVSSLPLSDIFNLSDQQKTVLLHSRIPRTVSIIIAGAALSTCGLIMQQLTRNKFVSPTTAGTMEWAQLGILIGMIFFPAASMLMRLSFATALALIGTLIFMQIITRIKFKDIIFVPLIGIMLGGVVSSVGTFLALRTNNLQSISTWMHGSFSTLVTGRYEILYISIPLFILAIFYAHQFTVAGMGEDFSKNLGLNYRRVVNIGLFITAAITAIVVVTVGMLPFLGLIVPNIVSIFRGDHLRSTIFLTATLGGIFVMICDIIGRVIIYPYEVSVGLVIAVFGSAIFLFMIYRRVKYAE
- a CDS encoding iron chelate uptake ABC transporter family permease subunit translates to MRSNKKLNIQLIVLALIALALIAFYMFYGLNFKILHYQLPSRVLRTAAIIVVATAIAVSTVIFQTIVKNRIITPTIMGLDSVYVFIQTTIVFIAGVSSPLLLNSAYNYFLSMAILVIFTVIVFKYLFKMTRNNVFILLLIGIILGTFFGNLATFMQVLISPEDFLVLQGQLFGSFTSINETLLYITLGIVSIMVIIILLDFSSLDVMSLGRDHAINLGINYDRKVSELLIIVAILVSASTALVGPIMFLGLLVINLAHEVLKTYKHFYIIIGTTLISVIALLIGQMVVQFVFKNNIELSVIINLVGGVYFIYLMLRRSKA
- a CDS encoding ABC transporter ATP-binding protein, encoding MIQIKGLSKAYGNKKVVDNVSLDIEKGKLMSLIGPNGAGKSTVISMVTRLMDKNSGEVLLEGENLFTKPDNELAKKISILKQSNHLNLNITVRELIAFGRYPYCKGRLKAEDNEKIDEAIKYMGLQDLEDRMIDELSGGQRQRAYIAMTIAQDTEYIFLDEPLNNLDMKHSVQIMQILRRLCRERNKTIIIVIHDINFASCYSDNIAALKDGKLQISGTKDEVIQEDILRDIYDMDIQIQSVCGHQICIYFDGEAAESRQVFGGV
- a CDS encoding siderophore ABC transporter substrate-binding protein; the encoded protein is MNIKKLSALVLLFLGIIVLSACSSDATSEESSDESSSEKETISYENKFDMRLTDKPDGDTEAVNETIDVPKNSEKVVLLDIGVASTFDALDLEDNIIGLTKGDNKSSLGEDLETFKDDKYANLGGLKEPDYEKIAELDPEIIMTGARQTNKDTIEELKKAAPNAVVINVAAQSDNFFNDIKDMTSFIGQLYDKETEADELNKELDEKIDETNQAVNENDKTMMFIQTNGGDLSLHGPGGRYDYLYHPIGFEASGEEPDQEKTASHGNQISYEYISKQNPGIVLVMDRGAAISNGKDATKVDVIKTDVTNNVDAVKDDNIFELDSVRWYLNSGGHITAMKQLEEIEEILSEVK
- the murB gene encoding UDP-N-acetylmuramate dehydrogenase, with amino-acid sequence MNIEKSLREKLNGSSIKVNEPLKNYTYSHTGGIADYYITVYNIHDAMETIHFAREHNIPLTYLGNGSNLIIRDGGIRGIVLNTLELKDIKREGDYIIAGSGSRIIDVSRFARDESLTGLEFACGIPGSVGGAVYMNAGAYGGELKDCLEEVKVVTPEGELLTLHRDELHLGYRQSIVQENGYLVVEATFKLAEGNIDEINAVMTELTRLRESKQPLELPSCGSVFQRPPGHFAGKLIQDSKLQGHRIGGVEVSKKHAGFMVNIDNGTGSDYEELIHYVQKVVKEKFDVELQREVRIIGEHTKNPNQE
- a CDS encoding EMYY motif lipoprotein, with the translated sequence MYKIFKVATLSIIVLLLCACRSSLSNDLEMYESSMKKIYALDKKYYEHLSEIDLEKIEHVSTRTEKDIERSEVDKLKKNIDDNLIPISEEMVEELEKIDITNEEIKKIHKDYAESIHLKESFSKELGAGTDLFIAYEESTDQLIKDSEAVSAAKEERQSIIQKDHSKQANNEIDEVIDIVNEKSKELEDNVTLLQGDDDADEKERIVEEVLMPILDDQIEKLNQLSLETDDAKAVRSMSLEMFYTFKSYYRERINIIKIYEEEQDIQTQKSISKIETFKKLDDTYHEELNKLKEETK
- the ytxJ gene encoding bacillithiol system redox-active protein YtxJ, with protein sequence MLTKITSIESFDRLLEEKPYFYFMKHSDTCPISARAFDEFQKFHYERDIDGFYLVVREHRELSNYIAEKFNIKHESPQAFYFENGEVKWHDSHGKITVQALGSVED
- a CDS encoding GGDEF domain-containing protein yields the protein MILKFILNIALIISGIYVFYRLQYYFRKGVKNKNLFQSVMMTTLAIFSLIIPLYIGDVTLSFYYIPMLLLFLYNKIQYKLLSVVIVFMFYYFLFQYDLVQFIIFLALITVYQLIVPFIKTPKMSVTILSSGLFTVIYLILLYAFVTPISDKTLVAFFIFSLCATILVIKVYEDIDKIFTHFINQEKYQYYDSLTSLGNVRMLDRFIDDAFKKNETVSILLIDIDNFKLFNDMQGYETGDQLIKQVARLLNNHIPTGGKLFRSTGEEFSMVIPDISFDQTVRLAEAIRNAVESTKFHVDNTHVINMTVSIGIGFKTENKNVKKDIIREADNMLFAAKKQGQNRIMFAPIG
- a CDS encoding glycosyltransferase family 4 protein; this encodes MYTLFLLILSAIISFIVAPIFIKLSYKFGYVDYPNHRKQHSKPMPFSGGISIFVSFVITLIIARPMEVEYMPIILGGGLIVLIGIIDDKYDLKPSVKFIGQLVVITIPVMFGIVIDTITPFGITVDFGVFAIPFTYLWIAVIINAINLIDGLDGLASGVTIIALASIAVIGILQNNIFVMMISVILIGSTLGVLYYNFYPAKLFLGDNGSMFLGYVLGVLSILGFKNITFFSILFPIIILGVPFIDIIFAAVRRYREGVSLTRADRGHLHHKLQYLGFTHRQSVILLYFMAALFAIASVILYLSTITGAVLICLLLILSVVIIVEATDLIGTNRRPILRFVKRMFIYMSR